Proteins from a genomic interval of Nostoc sp. TCL240-02:
- a CDS encoding helix-turn-helix domain-containing protein: MDIKAAAEFLNISVKSIERLVKAKKIAVTYIEGKRNFSEEELVRFKEQKQEPVYRPALATTRNDAALSQPVAPEYLSSGLEHLEAISYHYAIAAIRLKMLLSLSEAAIISGLGKGFLVKQLKDGNLLGDKIGRGWKIRPSDLQKFVDDLF, encoded by the coding sequence ATGGATATCAAGGCTGCTGCTGAGTTTTTAAATATTTCGGTAAAATCGATTGAGCGCCTAGTAAAGGCCAAAAAAATCGCAGTCACCTATATTGAGGGTAAGCGCAATTTTAGCGAGGAAGAGTTAGTAAGGTTTAAAGAGCAAAAACAAGAACCTGTCTATCGTCCAGCCCTTGCTACGACACGGAACGACGCGGCACTGTCGCAGCCTGTCGCACCTGAATATTTGAGTTCAGGATTGGAGCATTTAGAGGCAATTTCTTATCACTATGCGATCGCCGCAATTCGCTTAAAAATGTTACTAAGTTTGAGCGAAGCAGCAATAATTTCTGGGCTTGGCAAGGGTTTCCTTGTCAAGCAATTAAAAGATGGCAACTTACTGGGAGATAAAATAGGAAGGGGCTGGAAGATTCGCCCATCTGATTTACAAAAGTTTGTAGATGATTTGTTCTAA
- a CDS encoding DUF3102 domain-containing protein yields the protein MNLTELANNINEAFKQSRQFYEAGIEAFKQAIASDKLAGEMLLEVKKTLPYGQFGEWVDKNCNFTHRHANRLMLIARNWEKIITSLDTRVETESLLPSLRVAIALAASEPKAETPPAPSVTKYKVALKDHECYGEVVEVKDNLQHGDVILCKTSIGEYPFLKKELVAETESLAPIDAEVIDVEIEDISEQLKEAIAIVIEYLPENELKAVLAASLSIGALHLPSDAQGMAAKLIGSQEVPVLTSVSR from the coding sequence ATGAATTTAACTGAATTAGCTAATAATATTAATGAAGCTTTTAAGCAATCCAGGCAATTTTATGAAGCAGGAATTGAAGCTTTCAAGCAAGCGATCGCGTCTGATAAACTTGCGGGAGAGATGTTGCTTGAAGTAAAAAAAACTTTACCTTATGGACAGTTTGGTGAATGGGTTGACAAGAATTGCAATTTCACCCATCGCCACGCGAATCGGTTAATGTTGATTGCTAGAAATTGGGAGAAAATCATCACCAGTTTAGACACACGTGTCGAAACTGAATCGCTGTTACCGTCTCTCAGGGTTGCGATCGCCCTAGCAGCGTCCGAACCCAAAGCAGAAACACCACCAGCGCCCTCAGTTACAAAGTATAAGGTAGCACTGAAAGACCATGAGTGCTACGGAGAGGTTGTTGAAGTTAAGGACAACTTGCAACACGGAGATGTGATTCTTTGTAAGACATCTATTGGTGAGTACCCATTTCTTAAAAAAGAGTTGGTGGCTGAAACTGAATCGCTTGCTCCGATTGACGCTGAGGTGATTGATGTTGAGATTGAGGATATTTCTGAACAATTGAAAGAGGCGATCGCGATCGTTATTGAGTACCTGCCAGAAAATGAACTCAAAGCTGTGCTGGCAGCTAGTTTGAGTATTGGTGCATTACACTTGCCAAGTGATGCTCAAGGTATGGCGGCGAAGTTGATAGGTAGCCAAGAGGTTCCAGTGTTGACAAGTGTTTCGAGATAG
- a CDS encoding sigma-70 family RNA polymerase sigma factor — MRSVAVKERNTLAQSNEKLVHKVVHRMSQTCREPYDDLYQLGYIGLLKAADRFDPNTGNAFSSFAIPYIQGEIQHFLRDQWQSVKLPRTALETKAKVRRIQRSLASLGREVDALQIALGLGISAEKWREIEAIDSNLTISLDELLHEPAQPDDEEPDEALLLKHLVRLQANQRVAIVEKFFSNNSIQDIAKRQNATPQKVKAYINLGLTKLRISILKETL; from the coding sequence ATGCGGTCAGTTGCTGTCAAAGAGCGAAATACACTCGCTCAATCCAACGAAAAATTAGTCCACAAGGTCGTACACCGGATGTCGCAGACTTGCCGCGAACCTTACGACGACTTGTATCAGTTAGGTTACATCGGGCTTTTAAAGGCGGCCGATCGCTTCGATCCGAATACCGGAAATGCCTTTAGCTCTTTTGCAATTCCCTACATTCAAGGGGAAATTCAGCATTTTCTCCGCGATCAATGGCAAAGTGTAAAGCTCCCCCGAACTGCTTTAGAAACCAAGGCAAAAGTACGGAGGATACAGCGAAGTCTTGCATCTCTTGGTAGAGAAGTTGATGCTTTGCAAATTGCCTTGGGGCTGGGGATAAGCGCAGAGAAATGGCGCGAAATCGAGGCAATTGATAGCAACCTAACTATCAGCTTAGACGAATTACTTCATGAGCCAGCCCAGCCCGATGATGAGGAACCAGATGAGGCTTTGCTGTTGAAGCATTTAGTTAGGCTACAAGCTAATCAGCGAGTAGCGATTGTTGAAAAATTTTTCAGCAACAACTCAATTCAAGATATTGCTAAACGGCAAAATGCAACGCCGCAAAAAGTTAAGGCTTATATTAACTTGGGACTGACTAAACTTCGGATATCTATTCTTAAAGAAACGCTATGA
- a CDS encoding terminase family protein → MAKKGVSARQKWDEALAQIASLEKELSNRLWQPLPGPQTIAYESTADETFYGGAAGGGKSFLILGLALTTHQNSIIFRREYPQLKGLLKDCRKILKGTGARYNSTEKMWSGLPGGRSLEFGACQHEEDVEKFQGRPHDLKAIDEITHFSKSQFKFLTGWLRTDDPNQKCRVVCTGNPPTTSEGRWVIEYWAPWLDPKHPNPAVPGELRWFVVLDGKDVEVESGKPFEYTDSEGKTELVTPRSRTFIPAKIEDNPIYMKTGYKSVLQSLPEPLRSQMLKGDFAAGVEDDPWQVIPTEWVLAAMKRWDKRPKIPMTCLGVDVARGGSAKTVIAPRYGNFLDKLQKHAGKTTPNGGAIASLAQVELQGDAYIHIDICGVGSSPYDACIERGLNAHAANGAGGSSLRDKSGKFGFINKRAEWYWHLREILDPTSGDDIALPDDPELLADLTAPRWKITSSSKIQIEAKDDIQKRIGRSPDAGDAVVYAFGNVEFAVWAEDIATWG, encoded by the coding sequence GTGGCAAAGAAGGGCGTAAGCGCGAGGCAGAAGTGGGATGAGGCTTTAGCTCAAATCGCATCTCTTGAAAAAGAATTGAGCAATCGTCTATGGCAACCTTTACCTGGGCCACAAACAATTGCTTATGAATCAACAGCTGATGAAACTTTCTATGGCGGGGCAGCTGGTGGGGGGAAAAGTTTTTTGATTTTGGGCTTGGCGCTGACCACCCATCAAAACTCAATCATCTTTCGGCGTGAATACCCCCAATTAAAGGGGCTACTCAAGGATTGCAGAAAAATTCTCAAGGGTACAGGCGCTCGATACAATTCCACTGAAAAAATGTGGAGTGGATTACCAGGGGGGCGAAGTCTTGAGTTTGGAGCTTGTCAGCATGAGGAGGATGTTGAAAAATTTCAAGGCCGCCCCCATGATCTTAAGGCGATAGACGAAATCACCCACTTCAGTAAATCTCAGTTCAAGTTTTTGACTGGCTGGTTGCGAACTGATGACCCTAACCAAAAATGCCGCGTAGTTTGCACTGGTAATCCACCCACTACATCTGAAGGGCGTTGGGTGATTGAGTACTGGGCCCCCTGGCTTGACCCCAAACATCCGAATCCAGCCGTACCGGGAGAGTTGCGTTGGTTTGTTGTTTTAGATGGTAAGGATGTAGAGGTTGAATCGGGCAAGCCGTTTGAGTACACAGATAGCGAAGGTAAAACAGAATTAGTTACGCCGCGATCACGTACCTTCATTCCTGCCAAGATTGAAGACAACCCCATATATATGAAGACTGGCTATAAGTCAGTACTTCAGTCATTGCCCGAACCACTGCGAAGTCAAATGCTTAAGGGGGACTTTGCGGCAGGTGTTGAGGATGATCCGTGGCAGGTTATCCCAACTGAATGGGTGCTAGCGGCAATGAAGCGATGGGATAAGCGCCCTAAAATTCCCATGACCTGCTTGGGTGTAGATGTCGCCCGTGGTGGTTCCGCCAAAACTGTCATTGCTCCCAGATACGGTAATTTCCTTGACAAATTGCAAAAACACGCAGGCAAGACTACCCCAAACGGCGGGGCGATCGCATCTCTGGCACAAGTGGAGTTACAGGGTGATGCATACATCCACATAGATATTTGTGGTGTTGGCTCCAGTCCTTATGATGCTTGCATTGAGCGGGGATTAAATGCTCATGCTGCCAATGGTGCTGGCGGCTCATCTCTTCGAGATAAAAGCGGCAAGTTTGGGTTTATCAATAAGCGTGCTGAGTGGTACTGGCACTTGCGTGAAATTTTAGATCCGACAAGTGGTGATGATATTGCCTTGCCCGACGACCCCGAACTTCTAGCCGATTTAACAGCACCTAGATGGAAAATTACTTCATCCTCCAAAATCCAAATTGAAGCAAAGGACGACATTCAAAAACGTATTGGGCGAAGTCCTGATGCAGGTGATGCAGTCGTCTATGCCTTTGGCAATGTGGAATTTGCTGTTTGGGCGGAAGATATCGCTACCTGGGGCTGA
- a CDS encoding helix-turn-helix domain-containing protein, with amino-acid sequence MSRKKDGDKIKLAEAKYITGESPEDIATVLGVSRRTIDRWAKDGNWDSHRQNAKSSNVIQLQSKPREKLGGAKLREVVQGRRDTNEELEDLKVIQSAIADIHGSLPETELGKGSMATALVKLIELKRKLKPETVADLVERAIELDVGPEEFLTELKNAWQRRA; translated from the coding sequence ATGTCCAGGAAGAAAGACGGCGATAAAATCAAGCTTGCCGAGGCAAAGTATATTACAGGTGAGTCACCCGAAGACATCGCCACCGTCCTTGGTGTCTCCCGCCGGACTATTGATCGCTGGGCAAAAGATGGTAATTGGGACTCGCACCGACAAAATGCTAAAAGCAGCAATGTCATTCAATTGCAATCAAAGCCAAGGGAGAAGCTTGGTGGGGCGAAGCTACGGGAAGTTGTGCAAGGGCGACGCGATACGAATGAGGAACTAGAGGATCTAAAAGTAATTCAAAGTGCGATCGCTGATATTCACGGCAGTCTACCAGAGACAGAACTTGGTAAAGGTAGTATGGCGACGGCGCTTGTAAAACTCATCGAACTGAAGCGTAAATTGAAACCTGAGACGGTAGCTGATTTGGTGGAGAGAGCGATCGAACTTGATGTTGGCCCTGAAGAATTTTTAACTGAGTTGAAAAATGCGTGGCAAAGAAGGGCGTAA
- a CDS encoding DUF6464 family protein — MNQIESILEFAPNCDLRLWTDGTDEIDTGDIKRLIKAVVEQLDLQFRVNAYHDQECQNWTINFDFGRHAPSRQHRVRHFISIEDLERFRENRLFNCVVSEICEYIRRSIPNDANDDGQNWVIVMWRDEHFAKIHQRGKRSVNLILHEVMQDGDLISNHATVTIRARIPSDAVRRGDSVEIGGMLLQGKLLGWVEDGQQGWFLFSPNTQQVNTSRSWADEPRITFTTRPRINRLASFERISQMIEQGQIELPGGGFFDRWLEPLPYLERSIELPGLRRREGAIVSEENRSSFGRLLDRYDDIHAGSEYEGLGLRTCKYNAGSRMLRCAVNPCGPCEGCTHYEKL, encoded by the coding sequence ATGAACCAGATTGAGAGCATTTTAGAATTTGCACCGAACTGCGATTTGCGTCTGTGGACTGATGGGACGGATGAAATTGATACGGGCGACATCAAGCGCTTAATTAAAGCCGTAGTCGAGCAGCTTGATTTGCAATTCAGAGTTAACGCATATCATGACCAAGAATGCCAGAACTGGACGATTAATTTTGATTTTGGACGACACGCCCCCAGTAGGCAGCATAGAGTAAGACATTTTATAAGCATCGAAGACCTTGAACGCTTTAGAGAAAATAGGCTGTTTAATTGTGTAGTCAGTGAAATTTGCGAATACATCAGAAGATCCATCCCGAATGATGCGAACGATGACGGTCAAAACTGGGTTATCGTCATGTGGAGAGATGAGCATTTTGCAAAAATTCACCAGAGAGGGAAAAGGTCAGTTAATTTGATTCTGCATGAGGTAATGCAGGATGGGGACTTAATCAGCAACCACGCAACAGTAACAATTAGGGCGCGGATTCCATCTGATGCTGTCAGAAGAGGTGACAGTGTAGAAATTGGTGGAATGTTGCTGCAAGGCAAATTACTGGGATGGGTCGAAGATGGTCAACAAGGCTGGTTTCTGTTTTCTCCTAACACTCAGCAGGTGAACACCTCCCGTAGTTGGGCGGATGAACCCCGTATCACTTTCACCACCCGCCCAAGAATTAACAGACTGGCTTCCTTTGAGCGAATTAGCCAGATGATTGAGCAAGGGCAAATTGAACTGCCCGGAGGTGGATTTTTCGACCGATGGCTAGAGCCACTGCCATATTTGGAACGCTCAATCGAGCTTCCCGGTCTACGAAGAAGAGAAGGAGCAATTGTCTCGGAAGAAAATCGCTCCTCATTTGGACGCTTATTAGACAGATACGACGACATCCACGCAGGTAGTGAATATGAGGGGCTTGGGCTGCGGACTTGCAAATATAATGCAGGATCAAGAATGTTACGCTGTGCGGTGAACCCGTGCGGCCCGTGTGAAGGATGCACACATTATGAAAAACTTTGA
- a CDS encoding DUF6464 family protein, producing the protein MKNFDWFTMIGMLVIAATNILMIAQGGWWFVFGLIFTALWIWATVHERRMYQKVMDMDALSRAETTDIQAMSEVFRRLARTGISSAELCDALNNACREPQFIGDVTCKWNARSPYIRCAINPSGECQGCKDYEKL; encoded by the coding sequence ATGAAAAACTTTGATTGGTTCACGATGATTGGAATGTTAGTGATCGCTGCGACCAACATTTTAATGATTGCCCAAGGCGGCTGGTGGTTTGTCTTCGGGCTGATATTTACTGCTCTTTGGATATGGGCAACGGTTCATGAGCGCAGAATGTATCAAAAAGTCATGGACATGGATGCTTTGAGTCGGGCTGAAACTACCGATATACAAGCAATGTCGGAGGTTTTTCGGAGGTTAGCAAGGACTGGAATTAGTTCTGCTGAACTCTGTGACGCTTTGAATAATGCTTGTCGGGAGCCGCAATTTATCGGTGATGTGACTTGCAAGTGGAATGCGCGATCGCCCTACATTCGGTGTGCTATAAATCCCAGTGGGGAGTGCCAGGGATGTAAGGATTATGAGAAGCTTTGA
- a CDS encoding tyrosine-type recombinase/integrase, translating into MSSISRVSTDQKLIEMWLHGRPISTQKEYRRDVQAFFRFVAKGLAECNLEDLQGYSNYLDEKGIKLSTKRRKLNVVKSLYSFAAKLNYVRFNVAAALKIPKASNSLAGRILKKKEVLKLTAKRQNVNLRDYCFLRLLYATGMRVSEICQLLWSDFYERDSGEVQVTILGKGDKTRTVLVPATIWAEIEELRGNADESSPLFVSVRGNAIERTTAHRIIKQAAAASGVKSEVSCHWLRHAHAQHAYAGGARIDLLRDSLGHSNISVTNVYLESNPEDSSSNYLGL; encoded by the coding sequence ATGAGTTCCATTTCCCGCGTCTCGACTGACCAAAAACTCATTGAGATGTGGTTGCACGGCCGGCCCATCTCTACCCAAAAAGAATACCGCCGCGACGTACAAGCATTTTTTAGGTTTGTAGCCAAAGGACTGGCAGAGTGCAATTTAGAAGATTTGCAAGGCTACTCCAATTACCTGGACGAGAAAGGCATTAAATTAAGTACCAAGCGCCGCAAGTTAAATGTCGTAAAGTCGCTCTACAGTTTTGCCGCCAAATTAAACTATGTTCGCTTCAATGTAGCGGCGGCTCTGAAAATACCCAAAGCTAGCAACTCGCTAGCTGGTCGGATTCTCAAAAAGAAAGAAGTTTTGAAGCTGACCGCCAAGCGTCAAAATGTGAATTTGCGCGATTATTGCTTTTTGAGGCTACTTTATGCCACTGGGATGCGGGTAAGCGAGATATGCCAACTCTTGTGGAGTGATTTTTATGAACGTGACAGTGGGGAAGTTCAAGTAACTATTTTGGGGAAAGGTGACAAAACGCGGACGGTATTAGTACCAGCAACAATCTGGGCAGAGATAGAAGAGTTGCGAGGTAATGCCGATGAAAGTTCGCCCTTATTTGTCTCAGTTAGAGGCAACGCCATAGAACGGACGACAGCACACCGGATAATCAAGCAAGCTGCGGCTGCATCTGGGGTCAAGTCGGAGGTTTCTTGCCATTGGCTGAGGCACGCGCACGCACAGCACGCTTATGCTGGCGGCGCACGCATTGACTTGTTGCGGGACTCTTTAGGACACAGTAATATTAGTGTCACAAATGTATATTTAGAGAGCAATCCAGAGGATTCCAGTAGCAACTACCTCGGACTATGA
- a CDS encoding HU family DNA-binding protein: MNKGELVDALADKVGVTKKQADAVLTATLEAIIEAVSSGEKVTLVGFGSFERRDRAAREGRNPKTNEKMEIPATRVPGFSAGKAFKEKVAGVSESAKVAA; this comes from the coding sequence ATGAATAAAGGTGAATTGGTGGATGCTCTGGCCGACAAGGTTGGCGTTACCAAAAAGCAAGCCGATGCGGTTTTGACTGCCACCCTGGAAGCGATTATTGAAGCTGTCTCCAGTGGCGAGAAGGTGACATTGGTGGGGTTTGGAAGCTTTGAGCGGCGCGACAGAGCAGCCCGTGAGGGCAGAAATCCCAAAACCAATGAGAAGATGGAGATTCCAGCAACCAGAGTGCCTGGGTTTTCGGCGGGTAAAGCTTTTAAGGAGAAAGTTGCTGGTGTCTCTGAATCTGCGAAGGTTGCGGCTTAG
- a CDS encoding DUF4055 domain-containing protein, with translation MPPTNSNNLPSTLSGAAAAYSRNLLLLLDCWNGLEDRERVYLPKEVKEPPQAWVDRVKRTTFDNRFEPAIKDYAGLLSVFSLNDDTAPSIEANKNNIDLMGNDLWTFFNEVDQYCLRDGWCGVMVEYPTEDPTIASQSDLLASDRRPYLVLIDRRDIINWRTTKLNGKPTLAQLTIRETRCEPDGDYGEKEATYYRVLLPGEYFVYQIVEVQNQKQLIEVDHGFTSLLEIPLVYYSVTESQLFAAKAPFLNLAKLNIEYYQKRSQLNEVLRKCNLPVPVRKGLIKTVDDIKKVPPLVIGPNSVLDIPTDGDFFFAEPSGVAIAASKDDLKDLEAAMDRMTLDFLTSGEHQKTATEVILDSTKTSANLKGVARRKESALQQIFKFWVAYTGETEGGGITQDESLLSAPLTPEQVDKLQNLADSGRISDRTLLMLLQMGKVLPRQFDIDAEVKLTEIANPENLPQGSDDPVLAP, from the coding sequence TTGCCTCCTACTAATTCCAACAACCTACCATCAACCCTGTCTGGTGCAGCTGCTGCCTACTCTAGAAATCTGCTGCTATTGCTTGATTGCTGGAATGGGCTAGAGGACAGAGAAAGGGTTTACCTTCCCAAGGAAGTCAAGGAACCGCCCCAGGCGTGGGTGGATCGCGTCAAGCGCACGACTTTTGACAATCGCTTTGAGCCTGCAATTAAAGACTATGCCGGACTTCTAAGCGTTTTCAGCCTAAACGACGATACCGCCCCAAGCATCGAGGCAAATAAAAATAACATCGACTTGATGGGCAATGACCTCTGGACATTTTTCAACGAGGTCGATCAATACTGCCTCCGTGATGGCTGGTGCGGGGTTATGGTTGAATACCCAACTGAAGATCCCACTATTGCATCACAGTCGGATTTATTGGCAAGCGATCGCCGCCCATACTTGGTATTAATCGATCGTCGCGACATTATCAACTGGCGGACTACCAAGTTAAACGGCAAACCAACTCTGGCGCAATTAACCATCCGCGAAACGCGATGTGAGCCGGATGGCGACTATGGGGAAAAGGAAGCGACTTACTACCGAGTCTTGCTACCAGGTGAATATTTCGTTTATCAGATTGTTGAGGTTCAGAACCAAAAGCAACTAATAGAAGTTGACCACGGCTTCACAAGTCTCTTAGAAATTCCCCTAGTCTACTACTCTGTCACCGAATCACAGCTATTTGCAGCCAAAGCACCATTCCTGAATCTCGCAAAACTCAATATCGAGTATTACCAGAAGCGCAGTCAGTTAAATGAAGTACTGCGGAAATGTAACTTGCCTGTGCCGGTGCGGAAGGGATTAATAAAGACGGTAGATGACATAAAAAAAGTCCCCCCTCTGGTGATTGGCCCCAACTCGGTGCTGGACATCCCTACGGACGGGGACTTTTTCTTTGCCGAACCAAGCGGGGTGGCGATCGCCGCCTCCAAAGACGACCTCAAAGACTTAGAAGCGGCGATGGATAGGATGACGCTGGACTTTTTGACCAGTGGTGAACACCAAAAGACCGCCACAGAAGTAATTTTGGACTCCACCAAAACCAGCGCCAACCTCAAAGGCGTAGCCCGCCGGAAAGAGAGCGCACTACAACAAATATTTAAATTTTGGGTAGCTTACACCGGGGAGACTGAGGGCGGCGGCATCACTCAAGATGAATCCCTGCTTTCAGCACCGCTTACACCAGAGCAGGTAGATAAATTGCAAAATTTGGCAGACTCTGGGCGGATAAGCGATCGCACCTTATTGATGCTCTTGCAAATGGGTAAAGTCTTGCCACGGCAATTTGACATTGATGCCGAGGTGAAACTGACTGAAATTGCCAATCCAGAAAATTTACCACAGGGTAGTGACGACCCTGTGCTTGCACCATGA